CGCGCTGGATGGTGTTGTAGTCGTCGTAGTCGTCGCTATCGAGGTTCGAACCGGCGAACATGTTGTCGTAGTTCGGCATCGACGAGAAGCCCGAGCACACGAGGTCAGTGCCCGGCATCATCTGCGGCATCAGGCGGGCCGTGCGGCGGATGGCCGAGTGGGAAAAGGACTGGTCGTTGCCGGATGCGCATTCGAGGTCCACCATCGCAGCAAGCAGATTCTCGGCGGCGACCGCCCGAATGCCGGCGGGCACCGCACCGGGCACGCCGATGCATGAGATGGAGCCGTTCTGCAGGCCTTGCACGCCGGCACCCTTGGCGATCAGGATGCAACGGATCTCCAGATAGAGCATGGACTTGCCCTGCGCATTGCCCATCTGCACCTCGGAGCCGGTGCCTGAGGTGAAGCGCATCTTGATGCCGCGCGACGCATAGGCGGCCGCCAGGAAGGCCTTGGACCACGGCGTATCGTCCCCGTCCACGAAGACCGGTTCAGTGCCATACACAGAGATGGTCTCGGCATAGCCGGTGATGCCGCGCATGCCCAGATCCAGCTCCGTCGCCTCCTCGAGGGCACACTGGGTCAGCGGTCCGCCGGTGCCGACCTGGCTGCCGATCTGCTGCGCCATGGCGACGAGCGGTGCATAACGGACGATGCCCAGCGTCGTCTCCACTTCCGCGAACCCGCGGATGGATGCTTCGGCGGCATCGCACACCACCTGCAAGGGGTTGTCGCGTGCGCTTGTGCAGTGTCCCTGAACGGCCGGTGTGCGGCGGGCGCGCATCTTCTGCATGCCCATCATGATTTCGACGATGTTCAAGGTCTTGGCCACCGCAAGCAGCTTGGCTGGCGTCAAACCCTTGGTCACGGCAAGCACTTCCTGGCGCGACACATGCGGGTCCACGAGCATTTT
This window of the Selenomonadales bacterium genome carries:
- a CDS encoding propanediol/glycerol family dehydratase large subunit, whose amino-acid sequence is MKTSAAKKSEQAARHSARTLVLEDRPVNLDGFVEEWPEKGMVAMDSEFDPQPSVRVEGGRIVEMDGVERANFDFIDQFIADKAIDVETTLKSMALPADEIGKMLVDPHVSRQEVLAVTKGLTPAKLLAVAKTLNIVEIMMGMQKMRARRTPAVQGHCTSARDNPLQVVCDAAEASIRGFAEVETTLGIVRYAPLVAMAQQIGSQVGTGGPLTQCALEEATELDLGMRGITGYAETISVYGTEPVFVDGDDTPWSKAFLAAAYASRGIKMRFTSGTGSEVQMGNAQGKSMLYLEIRCILIAKGAGVQGLQNGSISCIGVPGAVPAGIRAVAAENLLAAMVDLECASGNDQSFSHSAIRRTARLMPQMMPGTDLVCSGFSSMPNYDNMFAGSNLDSDDYDDYNTIQRDLQIDGGLRHVKEADILAVRTRAAKALQAVFAHLELPPISDAEVDAAIYANGSKELLPRDVLEDLKGAQQVMDRNITGLDLVKALESTGFSDVAQNLLAVLRQRISGDLLQTSAILTRDLQPLSAVNDANDYEGPGTGYRPSGARWEEMKRLRHVTSASNPEMEVD